In Acidovorax sp. GBBC 1281, a single window of DNA contains:
- a CDS encoding catalase family protein — protein sequence MRQDPASQSPVRYHPAVEQADPDEPQVFADLDQTLAKIRETTFEHSGHARRSVHAKAHGVLRAQLTVLPDLPEPLAQGLFARPGTYDAILRFSTNPGDVLDDKVSLPRGLGLKVLGVEGERLPGSESDTTQNFVFADSPVFAAPTARKFLSNLKPLAATTDVAQGAKKALSATLQVAERVVEAFGGKSGKLISLGGHAPTHVLGATFFSGAALRHGQYIAKLSLAPASDALKALVDQKVDLDGRPDGLREEVVRFMAVHPAQWDLRVQLCTDLESMPVEDASVEWPQEQSPYITVARLVAQPQTAWSEAVAAVSEDGLFFSPWRGLADHQPLGNVMRARKLAYERSAQFRADRNQTPVREPSEIPPSIGRA from the coding sequence ATGCGCCAAGACCCCGCCAGCCAGTCGCCCGTACGCTACCACCCCGCCGTCGAGCAGGCCGATCCCGACGAGCCGCAGGTGTTCGCCGACCTGGACCAGACGCTCGCCAAGATCCGCGAGACGACGTTCGAGCACAGCGGCCACGCGCGCCGCAGCGTCCATGCCAAGGCGCACGGCGTGCTGCGGGCGCAATTGACGGTGCTGCCGGACTTGCCCGAGCCGCTCGCCCAGGGGCTGTTCGCACGGCCCGGCACGTACGACGCGATCCTGCGGTTCTCCACCAACCCGGGCGACGTGCTGGACGACAAGGTGTCCCTGCCCCGGGGCCTGGGCTTGAAGGTCCTCGGAGTCGAGGGCGAGCGGCTCCCGGGTTCGGAGTCCGACACCACCCAGAATTTCGTCTTTGCGGACAGCCCGGTCTTCGCTGCGCCCACGGCCCGGAAATTCCTGAGCAACCTCAAGCCCCTGGCGGCCACGACCGATGTGGCGCAGGGGGCCAAGAAAGCGCTGTCGGCCACCCTGCAGGTGGCGGAAAGGGTCGTCGAGGCCTTCGGCGGCAAGAGCGGCAAGCTGATCTCGCTGGGCGGCCATGCCCCGACGCACGTGCTGGGCGCCACCTTCTTCTCGGGCGCGGCCTTGCGGCACGGCCAGTACATCGCCAAGCTGTCGCTGGCGCCGGCATCGGACGCCTTGAAGGCGCTGGTGGACCAGAAGGTCGATCTCGACGGCCGGCCCGATGGCCTGCGCGAGGAGGTGGTCCGCTTCATGGCGGTGCACCCCGCGCAGTGGGACCTGCGGGTGCAGCTGTGCACCGACCTGGAGTCGATGCCGGTCGAAGACGCGTCCGTGGAGTGGCCGCAGGAACAGAGCCCCTACATCACCGTGGCCCGGCTGGTGGCGCAGCCGCAGACCGCGTGGAGCGAGGCCGTGGCCGCCGTGTCGGAAGACGGGCTCTTCTTCAGTCCCTGGCGCGGTCTGGCGGACCACCAGCCCCTGGGCAATGTGATGCGCGCCCGCAAGCTGGCGTACGAACGCTCCGCGCAGTTTCGCGCGGACCGCAACCAGACGCCGGTGCGCGAACCGAGCGAAATTCCGCCGTCCATCGGGCGTGCATGA
- a CDS encoding NAD(P)/FAD-dependent oxidoreductase yields the protein MTTAGTARRFDAVVIGAGAAGLFCAAQAGQRGLSVLLIDHAEKVAEKIRISGGGRCNFTNRDLDPAAPHKHFVGQNPQFCRSALSRYTPADFIALMDRHGIAHHEKHKGQLFADRSAEDIIQMLLSECAAGGVERWQPCRIKHVVFSAPGTDSTRGYCYQIDTDRGTVEARSVVVATGGLSIPKIGATDFGYRIAQQFGIALVERRPGLVPLTFDGDAWAPYAQLAGLALPVEISTGAKKARMTFHEDLLFTHRGLSGPAVLQISSYWQEGLPLSIHLAPGTDLPALLAQAKARSRRLVANELAALVPSRLADTWVQQDADWQRPINEASDKALARLAERLSRWELVPTGTEGYKKAEVTLGGVDTRALSQQTMEAKAQPGLYFIGEVVDVTGWLGGYNFQWAWASAHACAQALPGG from the coding sequence ATGACCACGGCAGGCACCGCGCGGCGCTTCGACGCCGTCGTCATCGGCGCCGGCGCGGCGGGCCTGTTCTGCGCCGCGCAGGCGGGGCAGCGCGGCCTCTCGGTGCTGCTGATCGACCACGCCGAGAAGGTGGCCGAGAAGATCCGCATCTCGGGCGGCGGTCGCTGCAACTTCACCAACCGCGACCTGGACCCGGCCGCGCCGCACAAGCACTTCGTGGGGCAGAACCCGCAGTTCTGCCGCTCGGCGCTGTCGCGCTACACGCCGGCCGACTTCATCGCGCTGATGGACCGGCACGGCATCGCCCACCACGAAAAGCACAAGGGCCAGCTGTTCGCCGACCGCTCGGCGGAGGACATCATCCAGATGCTGCTGTCCGAATGCGCCGCGGGTGGCGTGGAGCGCTGGCAGCCATGCCGGATCAAGCATGTGGTGTTTTCGGCCCCTGGCACAGATTCCACTAGGGGGTACTGCTATCAAATCGATACCGATCGCGGGACGGTCGAGGCGCGCAGCGTGGTCGTGGCCACGGGCGGCCTGTCCATCCCGAAGATCGGGGCCACCGACTTCGGCTACCGGATCGCCCAGCAGTTCGGCATTGCGCTGGTGGAGCGTCGCCCGGGGCTGGTGCCGCTGACGTTCGATGGCGATGCCTGGGCGCCCTACGCCCAGCTGGCGGGGCTGGCGCTGCCGGTGGAGATTTCCACCGGCGCCAAAAAGGCGCGCATGACCTTCCACGAAGACCTGCTGTTCACCCACCGGGGCCTGTCGGGCCCGGCGGTGCTGCAGATCTCCAGCTACTGGCAGGAGGGCCTGCCGCTGTCCATCCACCTCGCGCCGGGCACCGACCTGCCCGCCCTGCTGGCGCAGGCCAAGGCCCGGTCGAGAAGGCTCGTCGCCAACGAACTGGCCGCGCTGGTGCCCAGCCGGCTGGCCGACACCTGGGTGCAGCAGGATGCGGACTGGCAGCGGCCCATCAACGAGGCCTCGGATAAGGCACTGGCGCGCCTGGCCGAGCGGCTGTCGCGCTGGGAGCTGGTGCCCACGGGCACCGAGGGCTACAAAAAGGCCGAGGTGACGCTGGGCGGCGTGGACACGCGCGCGCTGTCGCAGCAGACCATGGAGGCCAAGGCCCAGCCGGGGCTGTACTTCATCGGCGAGGTGGTCGATGTGACCGGCTGGCTGGGGGGCTACAACTTCCAGTGGGCCTGGGCCAGCGCGCACGCCTGCGCGCAGGCGCTGCCGGGCGGCTGA
- a CDS encoding sterol desaturase family protein → MLDKLNELTASHGELRTGRGMVSGVIALSLAILCMLGVLAFHFPQYLTTPELRKSYNVDVIRMIMLAALVAAGGISLVNMLFNRSRWLSAAAFLLVVSTALLGGHKVPVNDFADNTPYIGLDWFILDLLGSALIFIFIEKLFALRRDQPVFRAEWQTDFHHFIVNHMVVGFVLLATNLMVHQFFGWAASDGIRGWVQGLNFWVALFLIVLVADLVQYATHRAYHEVPVLWRLHAVHHSVKSMDWMAGSRQHILELLITRTLVLAPIYVLGFSKEVIDAYIVIVGFQAVFNHANVSVRLGPLRYLIVTPNFHHWHHSQDQEALDRNYAAHFAFIDYAFGTAVKSTKLWPEHYGVLGDYVPNGFMKQLKFPFTWKG, encoded by the coding sequence ATGCTCGACAAACTCAACGAACTCACCGCCAGCCACGGCGAACTGCGCACCGGCCGCGGCATGGTCTCGGGCGTGATCGCCCTGTCGCTGGCCATCCTGTGCATGCTCGGCGTGCTGGCCTTCCACTTTCCCCAATACCTCACCACGCCGGAGCTGCGCAAGAGCTACAACGTGGACGTGATCCGCATGATCATGCTGGCCGCGCTGGTGGCCGCGGGCGGCATCTCCCTGGTCAACATGCTGTTCAACCGCTCGCGCTGGCTGTCGGCGGCGGCCTTCCTGCTGGTGGTGTCCACCGCGCTGCTGGGCGGGCACAAGGTGCCGGTGAACGACTTCGCGGACAACACGCCCTACATCGGGCTGGACTGGTTCATCCTGGACCTGCTGGGCAGCGCGCTGATCTTCATCTTCATCGAGAAGCTGTTTGCGCTGCGGCGCGACCAGCCGGTGTTCCGCGCCGAGTGGCAGACCGATTTCCACCACTTCATCGTGAACCACATGGTGGTGGGCTTCGTGCTGCTGGCCACCAACCTGATGGTGCACCAATTCTTCGGCTGGGCGGCGAGCGACGGTATCCGCGGCTGGGTGCAGGGGCTGAACTTCTGGGTGGCGCTGTTCCTGATCGTGCTGGTGGCCGACCTGGTGCAGTACGCGACGCACCGGGCCTACCACGAGGTGCCGGTGCTGTGGCGACTGCACGCGGTGCACCACAGCGTGAAGAGCATGGACTGGATGGCCGGCTCGCGCCAGCACATCCTGGAGCTGCTGATCACCCGCACGCTGGTGCTTGCGCCGATCTACGTGCTGGGTTTTTCCAAGGAGGTGATCGACGCGTACATCGTGATCGTGGGCTTCCAGGCGGTGTTCAACCATGCCAACGTGAGCGTGCGGCTGGGGCCGCTGCGCTACCTGATCGTCACGCCCAACTTCCACCACTGGCACCACAGCCAGGACCAGGAGGCGCTGGACAGGAACTATGCCGCGCACTTCGCCTTCATCGACTACGCCTTCGGCACGGCGGTCAAGAGCACCAAGCTCTGGCCCGAGCACTACGGCGTGCTGGGCGACTACGTGCCCAACGGCTTCATGAAGCAGCTGAAATTCCCGTTCACGTGGAAGGGCTAG
- a CDS encoding acyl-CoA thioesterase: MNLPANQLSMTVLMSPDMANFSGNVHGGAVLRLLDQVAYACATRYSGCYAVTLSVDQVTFLQPIHVGELVTFLACVNYTGNSSMEVGIKVVAENIRTQVVRHVNSCFFTMVAVDEDRKPVAVPPLSPSTADERRRWEAALLRKAVRKEQAERFEQVRLAAAGPAAR; this comes from the coding sequence ATCAACCTCCCGGCCAATCAGCTCAGCATGACGGTGCTGATGTCCCCCGACATGGCCAATTTTTCGGGCAACGTGCACGGCGGCGCGGTGCTGCGGCTGCTGGACCAGGTGGCCTATGCCTGTGCCACGCGCTACTCGGGCTGCTACGCCGTCACGCTCAGCGTGGACCAGGTCACCTTCCTGCAGCCCATCCACGTGGGCGAACTGGTCACTTTCCTGGCCTGCGTGAACTACACCGGCAACTCGTCGATGGAGGTGGGGATCAAGGTCGTGGCCGAGAACATCCGCACGCAGGTGGTGCGCCACGTGAACAGCTGCTTCTTCACCATGGTGGCCGTGGACGAGGACCGCAAGCCCGTCGCCGTGCCGCCCCTGTCGCCCTCCACCGCCGACGAGCGCCGCCGCTGGGAGGCCGCGCTGCTGCGCAAGGCGGTGCGCAAGGAGCAGGCCGAGCGCTTCGAGCAGGTGCGGCTGGCGGCCGCGGGGCCGGCGGCCCGCTGA
- the cobA gene encoding uroporphyrinogen-III C-methyltransferase has translation MTHPTPPAYEGVAPGRCTLVGAGPGDPELLTIKALKAIQAATVLLVDDLVSDEIVAMAPPGARVVHVGKRGGCKSTPQAFIEKLMVMAVNEGENVVRLKGGDPFIFGRGGEEVEHLRAAGIDVQVVNGITAGLAGMTLLGTPLTHREHAHGVVFVTGHAKPGDSGTDWRQLAATARDARLTLVIYMGVSSAAHIQQELLTGLPASTPVVVIQHVSLPRQRHALTTLGELHATIERERLASPSVIVVGDVVRGVAAAQDGPRSADPVPSARRNAAGG, from the coding sequence ATGACCCATCCCACCCCTCCCGCCTACGAAGGCGTCGCCCCTGGCCGCTGCACGCTGGTCGGCGCCGGACCGGGCGATCCGGAACTGCTCACCATCAAGGCGCTGAAGGCCATCCAGGCGGCCACGGTGCTGCTGGTGGACGACCTCGTGAGCGACGAGATCGTGGCGATGGCCCCGCCCGGCGCGCGCGTCGTCCACGTGGGCAAGCGCGGCGGCTGCAAGAGCACGCCGCAGGCCTTCATCGAAAAGCTCATGGTCATGGCCGTGAACGAGGGCGAGAACGTGGTGCGCCTCAAGGGCGGCGATCCCTTCATCTTCGGGCGCGGCGGCGAGGAGGTCGAGCACCTGCGCGCGGCCGGCATCGACGTGCAGGTGGTCAACGGCATCACCGCGGGCCTGGCCGGCATGACGCTCCTGGGCACGCCCCTCACCCACCGCGAACACGCGCACGGCGTGGTATTCGTCACCGGCCACGCCAAGCCCGGCGACAGCGGCACCGACTGGCGCCAGCTGGCCGCCACGGCACGCGATGCGCGCCTCACCCTGGTCATCTACATGGGCGTGAGCAGCGCAGCGCACATCCAGCAGGAGCTGCTCACCGGCCTGCCCGCCAGCACGCCCGTGGTCGTCATCCAGCACGTGAGCCTGCCCCGGCAGCGCCACGCGCTCACCACCCTGGGCGAACTGCACGCCACCATCGAGCGCGAGCGGCTCGCCAGCCCCTCGGTCATCGTGGTGGGTGATGTGGTGCGCGGCGTGGCGGCGGCCCAGGACGGCCCTCGCAGCGCGGACCCCGTGCCCTCCGCGCGGCGCAACGCGGCCGGGGGCTGA
- the ybiB gene encoding DNA-binding protein YbiB, translating into MGISHYLKDLGRGARGARAIGREQAADLFGQVLDGQVTDLEIGAFCIAMRIKGETAEEMCGFLDATHARLARLPASDRPVVVLPSYNGARKLPVLTPLLALLLAREGLPVLLHGMRTEARRILASDVLDALGIPALDAPEKIANGTVAHIGTGLLHPGLARLLAAREMIGLRNPGHSVVKLMNPCAGPSLVVTAYTHPEYQEMLHATFGTLGMNALLSRGLEGEVAADPRRTPRYDAFVAGAHHLWEEQQPGTASEVPGLPLDIDVDTTARYTRQVLDGALPVPAPLSRQVEHILRLAGQIPLETNP; encoded by the coding sequence ATGGGCATCAGCCACTATCTCAAGGACCTCGGCCGCGGCGCGCGCGGCGCGCGCGCCATCGGCCGCGAACAGGCCGCCGACCTGTTCGGCCAGGTGCTGGACGGCCAGGTCACCGATTTGGAGATCGGCGCCTTTTGCATCGCCATGCGCATCAAGGGCGAGACCGCCGAGGAGATGTGCGGTTTTCTCGACGCCACCCACGCCCGCCTGGCCCGCCTGCCCGCCAGCGACCGGCCCGTGGTCGTGCTGCCCAGCTACAACGGCGCACGCAAGCTGCCCGTGCTCACCCCGCTGCTGGCGCTGCTGCTGGCGCGCGAGGGCTTGCCCGTGCTGCTGCATGGCATGCGCACCGAGGCGCGGCGCATTCTGGCCTCGGATGTGCTCGATGCCTTGGGAATACCTGCCCTGGATGCTCCTGAAAAGATAGCAAACGGCACGGTCGCGCACATCGGCACCGGCCTGCTGCACCCGGGCCTTGCGCGCCTGCTGGCCGCGCGCGAAATGATCGGCCTGCGCAACCCGGGCCACAGCGTCGTCAAGCTGATGAACCCGTGCGCCGGGCCGTCGCTGGTCGTCACCGCCTACACCCACCCCGAGTACCAGGAGATGCTGCACGCCACCTTCGGCACGCTGGGCATGAACGCTCTGCTCTCGCGCGGGCTGGAGGGCGAAGTGGCCGCCGATCCGCGCCGAACGCCCCGTTACGACGCCTTCGTCGCCGGCGCGCACCATCTGTGGGAAGAGCAGCAGCCCGGCACCGCCAGCGAGGTGCCCGGCCTGCCCCTGGACATCGACGTGGACACGACCGCCCGCTACACGCGGCAGGTGCTCGACGGCGCGCTGCCGGTGCCCGCACCGCTGTCCCGCCAGGTGGAACACATCTTGCGTCTTGCGGGCCAGATCCCCTTGGAGACAAACCCATGA
- a CDS encoding nitrate reductase, which yields MTQTKSTCPYCGVGCGVIIESTGPQITGVRGDPTHPANFGRLCTKGSTLHLTAASPVTLQTRLLTPQHRPQRGDKPQPIAWEAALDTAAQKFADTIARHGPDAVGFYVSGQLLTEDYYVFNKLAKGLVGTNNIDTNSRLCMSSAVAGYKTTLGADAPPTCYDDVQHAQCLFIVGSNTAWAHPILFRRIEDAKAANPGMKIIVADPRRTETAGLADLFLPIQPGSDVMLFHGMLHLMLWEGWVDSAYIATHTTGFDALKALVRDCTPARVAEVCGISEADLATAARWFAGVGDGAGAARQPTLSLYCQGLNQSASGTAKNAALVNLHLATGQIGRPGAGPFSLTGQPNAMGGREVGGLANLLSAHRDLADPRHRAEVAALWGVPEVPGTPGKTAVEMFQAAADGEIRALWIACTNPAQSLPDQATVRRALERAEFVVVQEAFATTATSQYADLLLPATTWGEKTGTVTNSERRISRVRPAVPAPGDTRHDWAIGVQFARRLEARLRPGRPTLFPYATGDGEAERGAEAVWNEHRETTRGRDLDITGLSWALLDAHGPQQWPCPAGAADAADADADPSAAPRPLGKARLYEDGIFPTADGRARFAAHAWQPVAEPRQARYPFSLTTGRLRDQWHGMSRTGTLGRLFGHVAEPSVQMHPQDMARRQLADGDLVQVASARGAIVVPVQGSTDVGLSQAFIAMHWGSEYLSGQSPDGTPLAGVNALTTPAFCPTSKQPELKHTAVKILKAELPWRLLAMAWLPADGTLAVREALAALMPALPFATCVPFSNNAPLAGPQRERHGVLLRAAGHGPAPDALIERIEALLGLATAETLRYADRRQGQRRALRLERQGGDTLLAGLLLAGDTRAEAWLKTLLQEERPAQGYGRLLLVPGAQAPAGVQAVPSRGKPVCSCLNVTDTAIAAHLAECHGTEAERLGQLQGALRCGTQCGSCVPELKRLVRATAPLAPPAPEAPATAAPAI from the coding sequence ATGACCCAAACCAAATCCACCTGCCCCTACTGCGGCGTAGGCTGCGGCGTGATCATCGAATCCACAGGCCCCCAGATCACCGGCGTGAGAGGCGACCCCACCCACCCCGCCAACTTCGGCCGCCTGTGCACCAAGGGCTCCACCCTCCACCTCACCGCCGCCAGCCCCGTCACCCTCCAGACAAGACTGCTCACCCCCCAGCACCGCCCCCAGCGCGGCGACAAACCCCAGCCCATCGCCTGGGAAGCAGCCCTCGACACCGCCGCACAAAAATTCGCCGACACCATCGCCCGACACGGCCCCGACGCCGTCGGCTTCTACGTCTCCGGCCAGCTCCTCACCGAGGACTACTACGTCTTCAACAAGCTCGCCAAGGGCCTGGTCGGCACCAACAACATCGACACCAACTCGCGCCTTTGCATGAGCAGCGCCGTGGCCGGCTACAAAACCACGCTCGGCGCCGACGCACCGCCCACCTGCTACGACGACGTGCAGCACGCGCAGTGCCTCTTCATCGTGGGCAGCAACACCGCGTGGGCGCACCCCATCCTGTTTCGCCGCATCGAGGACGCCAAGGCCGCCAACCCGGGCATGAAGATCATCGTGGCCGACCCGCGCCGCACCGAGACCGCCGGGCTGGCCGACCTGTTCCTGCCCATCCAGCCGGGCAGCGACGTCATGCTGTTCCACGGCATGCTGCACCTCATGCTGTGGGAAGGCTGGGTGGACAGCGCCTACATCGCCACGCACACCACCGGCTTCGACGCGCTCAAGGCCCTGGTGCGCGACTGCACGCCCGCCCGCGTGGCCGAGGTGTGCGGCATCAGCGAAGCGGATCTGGCCACCGCCGCGCGCTGGTTCGCCGGGGTGGGTGATGGTGCCGGTGCCGCGCGCCAGCCCACGCTCAGCCTCTACTGCCAGGGCCTGAACCAGAGCGCCAGCGGCACGGCCAAGAACGCCGCCCTCGTCAACCTGCACTTGGCCACGGGCCAGATCGGCCGGCCGGGCGCGGGGCCGTTCTCGCTCACCGGGCAGCCCAACGCCATGGGCGGGCGCGAGGTGGGCGGCCTGGCCAATTTGCTGTCGGCCCACCGCGACCTCGCCGACCCCCGGCACCGCGCCGAGGTGGCCGCGCTGTGGGGCGTGCCCGAGGTGCCGGGCACGCCCGGCAAGACCGCGGTGGAGATGTTCCAGGCCGCGGCCGACGGCGAGATCCGGGCGCTGTGGATCGCCTGCACCAACCCGGCGCAAAGCCTGCCCGACCAGGCCACCGTGCGCCGCGCGCTGGAGCGCGCCGAGTTCGTGGTGGTGCAGGAGGCCTTCGCCACCACCGCCACGTCGCAGTACGCCGACCTGCTGCTGCCCGCCACCACCTGGGGCGAGAAGACCGGCACCGTCACCAACAGCGAACGCCGCATCTCCCGCGTGCGCCCCGCCGTGCCCGCGCCCGGCGACACGCGCCACGACTGGGCCATCGGCGTGCAGTTCGCCCGTCGGCTGGAGGCGCGGCTGCGTCCGGGGCGGCCCACGCTGTTTCCGTATGCCACCGGGGACGGCGAGGCCGAGCGAGGCGCCGAGGCCGTGTGGAACGAGCACCGCGAGACCACGCGCGGACGCGACCTGGACATCACCGGCCTCTCATGGGCCTTGCTCGATGCCCACGGCCCCCAGCAGTGGCCGTGCCCGGCAGGCGCTGCGGACGCTGCGGACGCCGATGCCGATCCTTCGGCCGCGCCCCGCCCGCTGGGCAAGGCGCGCCTGTACGAAGACGGCATCTTCCCCACCGCCGACGGCCGCGCGCGCTTCGCCGCCCACGCCTGGCAGCCCGTGGCCGAGCCGCGCCAGGCGCGCTACCCCTTCAGCCTCACCACCGGCCGCCTGCGCGACCAGTGGCACGGCATGAGCCGCACCGGCACGCTGGGCCGCCTGTTCGGCCACGTGGCCGAGCCCAGCGTGCAGATGCACCCGCAGGACATGGCGCGCCGACAACTGGCCGACGGCGACCTGGTGCAGGTCGCCAGCGCGCGGGGCGCCATCGTCGTGCCGGTGCAGGGCAGCACCGACGTGGGCCTGTCGCAGGCCTTCATCGCCATGCATTGGGGCAGCGAATACCTGAGCGGGCAGTCGCCCGACGGCACGCCGCTGGCGGGCGTGAACGCGCTCACCACGCCGGCCTTCTGCCCCACATCCAAGCAGCCCGAACTCAAGCACACCGCCGTCAAGATCCTGAAGGCCGAGCTGCCCTGGCGGCTGCTGGCCATGGCCTGGCTGCCGGCGGACGGCACCCTGGCCGTGCGCGAGGCGCTGGCCGCGCTGATGCCCGCCCTGCCCTTCGCCACCTGCGTGCCCTTCAGCAACAACGCGCCGCTGGCCGGCCCGCAGCGCGAGCGCCACGGCGTGCTGCTGCGCGCCGCCGGCCACGGGCCCGCGCCCGATGCGCTGATCGAACGCATCGAGGCCCTGCTGGGCCTGGCCACCGCCGAAACCCTGCGCTACGCCGACCGCCGCCAGGGCCAGCGCCGCGCGCTGCGGCTGGAGCGCCAGGGCGGCGACACCCTGCTGGCCGGCCTGCTGCTGGCGGGCGACACCCGGGCCGAGGCGTGGCTGAAGACCCTGCTGCAGGAAGAGCGGCCCGCGCAAGGCTATGGCCGCCTGCTGCTCGTGCCCGGCGCCCAGGCGCCCGCCGGTGTGCAGGCCGTGCCGTCGCGCGGCAAGCCGGTGTGCAGCTGCCTGAACGTGACCGACACCGCCATCGCCGCGCACCTGGCGGAGTGCCACGGCACCGAGGCCGAGCGGCTGGGCCAGTTGCAGGGCGCGCTGCGCTGCGGCACCCAGTGCGGCTCGTGCGTGCCCGAACTCAAGCGCCTGGTGCGCGCCACCGCGCCGCTGGCCCCGCCCGCGCCCGAGGCGCCGGCCACGGCCGCCCCCGCCATATAA
- the nirD gene encoding nitrite reductase small subunit NirD, translating to MSDWKYICRVDDIPVLGSRRVARPQGLDVAVFRNGADEVFALLDRCPHKGGPLSQGIVFGTSVACPLHNWTIGLCDGQASAPDEGCTPKFAVKVEGGEVFLDAVELAGHAVELVRPVAGPTRRLVAGSGA from the coding sequence ATGAGCGACTGGAAATACATCTGCCGTGTGGACGACATTCCCGTGCTGGGCTCGCGCCGCGTGGCGCGGCCGCAGGGCCTGGACGTGGCCGTGTTCCGCAACGGGGCGGACGAGGTGTTCGCGCTGCTGGACCGGTGTCCGCACAAGGGGGGGCCCCTGTCGCAGGGGATCGTGTTCGGGACGAGCGTGGCGTGTCCGCTGCACAACTGGACGATCGGGTTGTGCGATGGGCAGGCTTCGGCGCCGGACGAGGGGTGTACGCCGAAGTTTGCGGTGAAGGTGGAGGGGGGGGAGGTGTTTTTGGATGCTGTTGAGTTGGCGGGGCATGCGGTGGAGTTGGTGCGGCCTGTGGCGGGGCCTACCAGGCGTTTAGTTGCTGGTTCGGGGGCTTGA
- a CDS encoding type IV pili methyl-accepting chemotaxis transducer N-terminal domain-containing protein, translating to MRRRRLLLATALGGCAFAARAEVADLNDAINQAGRQRMLSQRMGKAWLALVHGVETANAQQVLDKSLALFKRQLAALKAYAPTPAIRATYGELEAAWGLYKATLTGTAPARDAAPAVLQADARVLALAQQGTQQYEAAQSRPAGHLVNLAGRQRMLTQRMAKCYLAAALPVDAAAAQAEIAKARSEFATAMAALRTAPQATPRIQQELQLADGQWVFFDAALQRLQGGGTSAKQLGEVFVASENLLVVMDRVTGLYAAA from the coding sequence ATGCGCCGCCGCCGACTCCTGCTCGCCACCGCCCTGGGAGGCTGCGCGTTCGCCGCCCGCGCCGAGGTGGCCGACCTGAACGACGCCATCAACCAGGCCGGCCGCCAGCGCATGCTGAGCCAGCGCATGGGCAAGGCCTGGCTCGCGCTGGTGCACGGCGTGGAGACCGCCAACGCCCAGCAGGTGCTGGACAAATCCCTGGCGCTGTTCAAGCGTCAGCTGGCCGCGCTGAAAGCCTATGCCCCCACGCCCGCCATCCGCGCCACCTACGGCGAACTGGAGGCGGCTTGGGGCCTCTACAAGGCCACGCTGACCGGCACCGCCCCGGCCCGCGACGCCGCGCCCGCCGTGCTGCAGGCCGACGCCCGCGTGCTGGCCCTGGCCCAGCAGGGCACGCAGCAGTACGAGGCCGCGCAATCCAGGCCCGCCGGCCACCTCGTCAACCTGGCCGGTCGCCAGCGCATGCTGACCCAGCGCATGGCCAAGTGCTACCTGGCCGCCGCGCTGCCCGTGGACGCGGCCGCGGCCCAGGCCGAGATCGCCAAGGCGCGCAGCGAATTCGCCACCGCCATGGCCGCCCTGCGCACCGCGCCGCAGGCCACGCCGCGCATCCAGCAGGAGCTGCAGCTGGCCGACGGACAGTGGGTGTTCTTCGACGCGGCGCTGCAGCGGCTGCAGGGCGGGGGCACCTCGGCCAAGCAGCTGGGCGAGGTGTTCGTGGCCAGCGAGAACCTGCTGGTGGTGATGGACCGGGTGACCGGGCTGTATGCCGCTGCGTGA